AGTCGAAAATCAGGGCCAGATACATGATTCCTTCTTAAAGTCTTTCCGAGAATTATTCGATCTTTCCAGACAGATTGAATCCATTGCGAGCGAACAGAAGAATGGAACGAAGGAAGTCGTGCAGGCTCTTTCTTCTATCGAACAATCTTCGAATATCATTTCGGAAGGTTCTTCTAGGATGAGATCGAATTTGGAAGAATTGTCGGAACAATCTCAGAGACTCGTAGCGAAGTAAAAATTCGAAGAAAAGATTGGAGTTCGGCTTTTAAACAGTTCCCACGTAATCGAGTTTGGGTTGCTTATTTGACGATTTTCTGATATTAGCAGAATCCGCGAACCCAAAGCCCCCCTTCCCGAGATGAGTAGGGGGGCATTTCACGACCAGATAGCGAAATCTTTTGCGCATCCAAGAATTAATTGTAGCTCCTCGAAACAAAACAAATTCAATCTGCTTGACTGTAAGTTAACCTACTAGAAATTGTCCTTAAGCCTCGCGAGTGTGGTGAAATTGGTAGACACGCCAGATTTAGGTTCTGGTGCAGTAATGTGTGGGGGTTCGAGTCCCTCCACTCGCAAAAAATCCGATCAAACTCAATAGTTCGTAAAAGTTCTTTGGTAGGACCATATTTACTATGGAACTAGATAAGACACGCTATAAAGTCGTATGGCTCTAGAAGTTAAGCCTATTTGCACATCTTTTTCTGATAAATCATATCTCAAAATGGATATATGTTTATTATTATTAAGAAAATTATGAAAAATTAATGTAAAATCTATTGTATATTTTCTTTCAATTCATTCTCGTGGATAAAATTTCTAAAGGAGATGAAATGAATATTTTTCGTAAGAAGTTAACGTTACTCGCGTTATTTGCAGTCGTAGCAATTAGCTGTTCCACTACGCAGAGAGTTTCTGTGCTTTCCTTCGGGAATCTGGAAGGAAAACAAATTCCAGACTCTACTGAGAAACTGACCGGAGGGTCAGTAGAAGGTGAGAATTGCGGCTTCGCTTATAGCCTTGCGTTGGCCGTGCATCAGGCCCTGCAAAAACTTCCCCAAGCGGACACTTTACTAAACGCGGATGTCACCCATAAGACGGGAATATTTGTTGTAAGTAATTGCATTTCAGTTAAGGGATTCGCAACGAATAGCGCTAACTTAAAAGAGGAGAAAAAGAAATGAAGACGTTCAAACTTCTTTTGATTTTGGCATTATTTCTCCTACTTGCCTGCCAAAGCGTTCAATATCCAGGTCCTTTAACGTACATTGCTGTCGATCAACCTGTAGGAAAAATCGATACCTCCCAGTCTCAAAAGGCCATTTTTAAAAAGTCGAGAGTCGGCTTTCTGTATCGGAGTCCTGTTGGAGTCGCGGATTATTTGAAAGAAGCGGAAGCAAGAGGGGCAGGACCAATTGAACGTAACGGGGACGTGGTTATGCGAGTTCCTTTCTGTTTCTTTTTTATCTGCTTTGGATCGGACAGTATTGTGATCAAAGGCAAATAAGATCGAGAATATTAAACTTTTCTAATTTTTTGCTAGGGCTTGGAAGAGTGGTAAAATTGCCTCTGCAAGTGCCAAGTCTTCTGCTCTAGTAATTTTTAAATTGTACGCATGAGACTCCACCATGTGTGAAGGT
Above is a window of Leptospira semungkisensis DNA encoding:
- a CDS encoding LIC10260 family lipoprotein, with the protein product MKTFKLLLILALFLLLACQSVQYPGPLTYIAVDQPVGKIDTSQSQKAIFKKSRVGFLYRSPVGVADYLKEAEARGAGPIERNGDVVMRVPFCFFFICFGSDSIVIKGK